A genomic region of Oryza glaberrima chromosome 1, OglaRS2, whole genome shotgun sequence contains the following coding sequences:
- the LOC127769590 gene encoding ubiquitin-conjugating enzyme E2 7: MAATISQASLLLQKQLKDLAKHPVDGFSAGLVDDSNVFEWQVTIIGPPDTLYDGGYFNAIMSFPQNYPNSPPTVRFTSEMWHPNVYPDGRVCISILHPPGDDPNGYELASERWTPVHTVESIVLSIISMLSGPNDESPANIEAAKEWREKRDDFKKKVRRLVRKSQEML, translated from the exons ATGGCGGCTACCATCAGCCAGGCGAGCCTCCTCCTGCAGAAGCAGCTGAAAG ATCTCGCGAAGCACCCCGTGGATGGGTTCTCGGCTGGGTTAGTCGAcgacagcaacgtcttcgagtgGCAGGTCACAATCATCGGCCCGCCTGACACCCTATA TGATGGAGGTTACTTTAATGCAATAATGAGCTTTCCACAGAATTATCCTAACAGTCCTCCAACTGTCAGATTTACCTCAGAAATGTGGCATCCAAATG TTTATCCGGATGGACGTGTATGCATTTCTATTCTTCATCCGCCTGGTGATGATCCCAATGGTTATGAGCTTGCGAGTGAGCGTTGGACACCAGTGCATACG GTTGAGAGCATAGTTCTGAGCATCATTTCGATGCTTTCTGGTCCAAATGATGAATCACCAGCAAATATTGAAGCAGCT AAGgaatggagagagaagagggatgaCTTCAAGAAAAAGGTTAGGCGCCTTGTAAGGAAATCACAAGAAATGCTCTGA
- the LOC127769580 gene encoding pentatricopeptide repeat-containing protein At5g42450, mitochondrial, producing MPHRDVVSATAAIGALTRSGRHRDAVALFSGILGDGIVPNEFTFGTILQSASALRDLRVGAQLHACVAKLGLCSNVFVGSALVDHYAKMGSVREAQGALQDTREPNVVSYTALIAGFLKNGMSGDAARLFRCMPERNVISWNAMIGGSSKAGLNEEAVNLFLEMCREGVRPNESTFPCLLTSVANAGALGVGRSIHASAIKFLGKLDVFAGNSLVSFYARCGSLDDSVLAFKKIKNKNVVSWNALICGYAQNGRGEEALDAFRRMKATGLKPDRVTLLGLLFGCNHAGLVDEGYSLFRTAEMEQPGVLRPEHYACVVDLFSRAKRFDDAKRFLENLPFEPGIGFWKSLIGGCQIHWNRELAKSVAKHIHALDPKDTSSYILLSNVYSAAGSWQDVSMIRREIKEKGLKRITGCSWIEVQNQVHVFFNGDRRHPKSDDIYMMLESCLNSEEDEDCLV from the coding sequence atgccgcACCGGGACGTCGTCTCGGCCACGGCGGCCATTGGCGCGCTCACCCGCAGCGGCCGGCACCGGGACGCGGTCGCCCTCTTCTCCGGCATTCTTGGGGACGGCATCGTGCCCAACGAGTTCACCTTCGGCACCATCCTGCAGTCGGCGAGCGCGCTGCGCGACCTTCGCGTCGGTGCGCAGCTCCACGCCTGCGTCGCCAAGCTTGGCCTCTGTTCCAACGTCTTCGTCGGCAGCGCTCTCGTCGACCACTACGCCAAGATGGGCTCCGTGAGGGAAGCCCAGGGCGCGCTGCAGGACACCCGCGAGCCGAACGTCGTCTCTTACACCGCGCTCATTGCGGGGTTTCTGAAGAATGGGATGTCTGGGGATGCAGCCCGGCTGTTCCGGTGCATGCCGGAGAGGAATGTGATTTCTTGGAACGCCATGATCGGCGGATCCAGCAAGGCAGGACTCAACGAGGAGGCAGTCAATCTGTTCCTGGAGATGTGTCGGGAAGGCGTCAGGCCGAACGAGAGCACGTTTCCCTGCTTGCTCACTTCCGTTGCCAATGCAGGGGCGCTCGGCGTTGGCAGAAGCATCCATGCTTCTGCTATCAAGTTCTTGGGTAAGCTTGATGTTTTTGCGGGCAATTCTCTTGTCAGCTTCTATGCTAGATGTGGCAGTTTGGATGACAGCGTCCTGGCGTTCAAAAAGATCAAGAACAAGAACGTGGTGTCCTGGAACGCGTTGATCTGCGGATATGCGCAAaatgggaggggggaggaggctTTGGATGCCTTCAGGAGGATGAAAGCTACAGGCTTGAAGCCGGATCGTGTTACTCTTCTTGGCTTGCTGTTTGGTTGCAACCATGCTGGTCTGGTTGATGAAGGTTACTCATTGTTCAGGACTGCCGAGATGGAGCAGCCGGGTGTATTGAGACCTGAGCACTATGCTTGTGTGGTTGATCTCTTCTCCAGGGCTAAGCGATTTGATGATGCCAAGCGGTTTCTTGAGAACCTTCCCTTCGAGCCAGGCATTGGATTCTGGAAGTCGTTGATAGGAGGGTGCCAGATTCACTGGAATAGGGAGCTGGCTAAGAGTGTCGCGAAGCATATTCATGCACTGGATCCTAAGGATACTTCTTCATACATCCTTCTATCTAATGTTTACTCTGCAGCAGGAAGCTGGCAGGATGTGTCAATGATCAGAAGGGAAATTAAAGAAAAGGGACTGAAGAGGATCACTGGTTGCAGTTGGATTGAGGTCCAGAACCAGGTTCATGTCTTCTTCAATGGAGACCGCAGACATCCAAAGAGTGATGATATTTACATGATGCTTGAATCTTGTCTGAATAGCGAGGAAGATGAGGACTGCCTTGTATGA
- the LOC127769598 gene encoding histone H2B.11 gives MAPKAEKKPAEKKPVEEKAEKKPKAEKRVPGAKEGGGEKKGKKKAKKSVETYKIYIFKVLKQVHPDIGISSKAMSIMNSFINDIFEKLAQEAARLARYNKKPTITSREIQTSVRLVLPGELAKHAVSEGTKAVTKFTSS, from the coding sequence ATGGCGCCCAAGGCGGAGAAGAAGCCCGCGGAGAAGAAGCcggtggaggagaaggcggagAAGAAGCCCAAGGCCGAGAAGCGGGTGCCGGGCGccaaggagggcggcggcgagaagaaggggaagaagaaggccaagaAGAGCGTCGAAACTTATAAGATCTACATTTTCAAGGTCCTCAAGCAGGTGCATCCCGATATCGGGATCTCGTCCAAGGCCATGTCGATCATGAACTCGTTCATCAACGATATCTTCGAGAAGCTCGCCCAGGAGGCCGCCCGTCTCGCCCGCTACAACAAGAAGCCGACCATCACCTCCCGCGAGATCCAGACCTCGGTGCGCCTCGTCctccccggcgagctcgccAAGCACGCCGTCTCTGAGGGCACCAAGGCCGTCACCAAGTTCACGTCGTCTTAA